Within the Eucalyptus grandis isolate ANBG69807.140 chromosome 1, ASM1654582v1, whole genome shotgun sequence genome, the region CTTGTTTGGTATTTCCCAACAGCCACTTTTCACCAAATAACTTTTATAAGAATGTAACCCACTGggagtttttcattttcttttgtctgaAAATGCCAAAGGTTTGGCGCTTCTTATTGGCAAGAAGCATGCCACTTCCTCcagttctcaattttttttttttacttttttagtCTTGGCATGTTTCTAAAGCCCTTGCCTGAGATTACCGTCAGATTTCTGGGGTCCAACCTCGGAGCTTCACCTAATcaccaaccttttcttttcggTCTTTTCCTTGTTCTCTTATTTAATAAAGGAGCATAATGAAATCAACCACATGTTGAAGAGAAATTTAAGAGGAAATGAATATAGAGAATGATCGGTTCTCGAGTAGGTAGATTTCATATAAATAATCTAAAACCTACTTTGTCAAAGATGTAAGGTTAAAGCATTGATGAATTTTCTAGACTTTCTCGATTTAgaacgctttttttttttttttcacatatctaACTTTTCCTTAAAcgaagttagaaaaaaaaaaagctcaaaaaTGACTCTACTCGAGACATGTTAGTTTTTGAGGAGAACCAACGTTTCACaatataaatttaggaattgAACTAGCGTAGgtcgattttcatttttttacctAGAAACTTATCTAGTTCTTGTATAAATCAGTATCGATCAAGTAAGGCAAGTTCCGTAATTGAACCGGCATGTTTGCTCATTCCTCTAATCATAAATCGTAGGATATGGAAAACAGGCTTGTGGTCCTAAATAAAAACCAAGGaaaagattattaaaatttaAGTATAAACTAGACAAAAGTGCTTTTGCCTATGCAACTTGCATGGAAAAAGCTGCTCCattgagaaaagggaaaagtggGCGTTTTTGTCATTCaccggaaaagaaaaatttaaagttgatgaaactttttttttccccaaaaatttGCTCATGTTTGATGGAGAGTTGGTTGTGTAAGTGGGTGGGACCGGAAATAATTTTGTGCAAACAAATGGGGGGTCAGCATCCTTTTCAACCAAGTTTGCAAAAAGCTAGCAATAATCTAGTGCCAAGCAATAGCTACCAGGAAGATGGGGGAAGGGTCGGAATAGCCAGATTTAGAAAGTGAAATTGGTGCTTCTTTGAGGAGTTCAATTTAGTTGATTTCCTTTGAGAATGGCGAATCAATCGGAATaccatcttttttgtttttgtcgaaCGAAAGATTcccttcatttttcaaaataatactCGAGATGTACATAGAAAGCTTTTAAGCTCTAGTAAATCTCAAATAACTTCTGAACAAAGCAAATGCCATCATGCTAATAACAAAGCACAATGCAACTAAAAACAAACTCTCATCCTTTAAGAATAGCTCTCTTATCATAAATATTCGACGGTCGATTACTAGTATTAGTGATTAGCATGCCAAGATCCTCACTCCATTTGCAATCACTTGTGATACGTATCTAGGTTCGACGTCCTTATCACAATCACTGTGTAGAGACACaaaaaaatacatattaaaTACTTATAAGGAATTCCTAGATCTAGACCTAAATATCAGCTCTAATCTCGAAGAGGTTGTGGAGTCATGTtatgtaggggtgtgcatggtccgggtggaTGGTTCCTGACCTAGAATCGGGAATCGCCCACTAagaaccggttccgaaaaattggaaccaagaACTGCCTGCTAGTTGTATGGATCCACCTAGGAACCGGACCACCGGTCTGGTCTAGTTCTTGAGTGGATCCATATAACCGGTCCAATCTCTGCGCCTTCCCCTTTTCGCCCTCCCCACATCTACTTATTTTGGCTCTTTCGACCATGATAATTTTATTCTTCTCAAATACTAGCGTTGCGACAACGGCGGTCGCTACCCTCGCGCCACTTCTGTCCCAACCACCACTACCACCATCTTTGCCACTGCCTCTGCCGTCTCTCGCTTCTCCCTCGGGACTAACAATGAAGAGGACAATGGGGACAATGAGCCATTCTTAGACTTGGAGTTCGCCCTTGTCTCCGAAAATGAGGATGATGGGGGGAGGCctaaggagggggaggaggaagaggggaggtagaagcgGAATGAGCCCAACAACGAAGAGGATGATAGTGACAGTGAATGCGGAGGTGGCGACGacatggagagagagttcaagttcgagGGGGGAAAAGAGAATCAACTCACTGTTTCGTCGAGTTTGGACTAAGACTCGAAGGGAGATGAGTAAATCCAGAGGTgaattggagaggaagagggagcttGGGGAGATTTTGAACTAAGAGAGACAAGATAGAATAGGAGAGTAGTAAATTGAGATAAGATGGTGATTGGAGTCctaaattttatatttgctaatttcgaattttttaatattaaaaattaatatattattataatataaccgaTCTGGTCTAGGTGAGTGGATCCGCCCATAGAATCAGGAACTGGACCGTTACCTACCATTTCCCATAAATTAGAACTAGGAACTGGATCGATTCGCTTGGGAACCATCGGTATCGGGCGTTTCCAATCTAGTTCCAGACAGTCCGGGCGGGTCtcgattcttttgcacactccTAGTGTTATGAACATCCTCGTTGGTGGCTGTTGATTGGATGAATGGGTGAACTGATCATCACATTCACCCAAAATTAACCatagaaatttattcacatATACAAACTCACAAAACAAATTAGTAgagcaaaaagtaaaataaaattagtagaGTAGCAAAAAGACaatgaaatcaaagaaaaggaaactcaAGACTAAGTaggttttcaatttcaaaaactgaATCTGGGAGCCTATAGGAGAGCTTCAAAAGAGGGAAGAGTTTTTGGAAGGTGAGAATgtttgttgagagagagagaaagattgaAAAGGATGAAACCCCAACTAGAATATCATTTTATAGGCCAACTTTTCGCAACGATCTTAAGCATTTACTCAAGAATTGCTACTTAAGATTTCTTCGCCAGCTTatgatttcttttaaaaaatttgaggaagaAATGTAGGCGTCTACTGAATTTCGATTCATGTGTGATCAATTCGCTATGTGATGTGAAAATGCTTGCGGGTGAATAATGCACGGAATTCATGATGATGGATTCAGTAATACacatttccccatttttttttccgaaacaAGTGGGGACCAAGTCTCACTGTGTTCTGCACAAGGACTGTTCAGAGCCAGAGCAGCCCCCATTGGCCATCAGGCAATCAACAAAGCAGCACAGGATTTAGAGAACCGAGACACGACATTATTATAAGCATGTCATGTGGTCCTCTGAAACTTTTTACTAATGATTATTGCTCAGATGACTAACCCAAAAGAGCCTGCACAAAAGATCCAGGTCACCCAATAATCTCTGCCCCCTTTGACATTGTAAATTATTCTTCTCTGTTCTCAACAAAAATCAGTGGGATAAGCCGGTAAAACATTGGAGTGTGGAAACTTGTGACTTTTTCACATAATATTATAACAACAGCTCGTGCTCCCATGAAAAAGGGTAGAGTTTAAGCAACGTTTGCGAGTACTAATCTGTTGAATTTTGTGGACGATGAGCATTTATTCTTACCTTATTCGAgagaatttataattttaatgtACAATTACTTTATCTTATTATATAATCAATGTGTTAAAGATTAGAATATTATCTTTTCAAATAGAAGAAGCGGATTATTCATTTTAATTCGCACTTTGCTTGATTTATGGAATTAAATGAACTAGTACACGTATTCGAAACTTTTGAACGAGAAAGTGTAGTTTCATGTCATTGGAATAGTCAAAGTCAATGCTTTTGAATTTAAGTTCGGTCAGCACTTGATGATCTTACTGTGAAAGGGTAAATTCGTCATACACCAGATGGGGGGCGGGCTGGCTTAAGCTCAGGTGAAAGACCAAGAAAATTACCATGCtctgagaaaggaaaagaggaagagCAGTTTTAAGGTTCTGTTTATAAGATTCGTCTCTAAAGCTATCGGTTTTTTCACAGAATATCGAACTGAACATGCGATGGGACTTACACATTGAATTCTTCTTTTGACCTCTAGCCAGAAAATAAAGCATTAGGGGTGCTAGTTTAGCCAGCATCATTAGCCAAAAGCAATCAGAGTTAGCTTGGTGTAAACGGGGACTGAGTTCGTGTAATCATCCGATTCCTACAACCTGTAACAGAATCTTCCATGGACTGGTGAAACTTTCAGTAGAAAGCTTTCAAAGATCTAGCTTTTACTTTGTTAGTTTTGACTTTTGAGCACACACAAAAGGTTCGATAGCTGGCACCGTGGACAAGCGGATAACCACAAATCGCAATGTTTTGAGGAAATAAGCATCCAGTTATATTCAAGTGGGTTCAGAATCTGGACATCATCAGATGGCAATGGGAACTAAATGCTTTTTTCGGACATTCTCCCCTCACTATGACCTAGAACTTAAGACCTTCTCATCAAATGTATTCACACATAAACCCCTTAAAGACACAGCACTCTTGGATTAGAGACCAGGTGTTGCTGAATGATCCCCATACATCCATTAACCTCCacaaatttttgcaaaaatccCACTGAGGCATTTTCACTGATAGTGCATAGGCTGCATCTGGAAATAAGGATCGAACTGGGCACCGGAAGTCCACCATGAGGAATCTCTGCTCGTGCAACTTGTTCCCGTAGGAAGAAACCCCGCGAAATGGTCCAAAGGCAGCATCAACGCCTACTTGGTCATATGCCGTCGCTAACCCTCCGTTCGACTGGTTGTTCCAGCACAAGATATCTGTGCTCATCTCTTCAATCTTTGGATGATGATCATGTGGCTGTGCTTGCACTGGTAGCTTCGTGATCGTGGAAGAATTGTCAGGTGAGGCGGATTGCCTTTTGACTGGTGAAGGCGGGTCACTATCTGGGAGATGAACCGTTGTGATGTCATGAATGCTGGATCTCCGCTTGTCCTTGCCTCCTGTACCCTGTCTGATGAAGTATTTTTGGGCATGACTGGCGACCTGCGTCGGAGTCCTACTAGTCACGAAGTAGCGCGAGATATTTCTCCAATCCCCTTTCCCGTACTTCTTAAGACCCATCAAAAATTGCCTGCAGGATCATCGCCAGATGCAACATCACAAGCCGCACTTACATTTAATGCTTGAAATATACATGTGGACATGTTAAAAATTTCAGTAAACCAGAGCTCTGTGTATGTCAAATGTGCAATCTTGAAATATTTTACAGGTTTCATGCTAACATCCAGCTACAGCAGAAATATGAAAGGGCTTCACAGCATTTCGGATCCATCCATCTGAAGAGGTTTAACCTGACAGGTGAAAATGCATTCGGAATAACCCTGAGGGATTCAAATCATATGCATTTACGTTCTTGCAAAGTTGGAAAAAGATGCAAACTCGCAAATTAAGTGAAAAGAGCATGATTCAGCAGCTAGAATTTTAGGAGAGATAGTCCAAAACAAGCAGCAACACCAAATTTCAGACTTTGTGACTATCTCCAGACCTTGATTCAATGATTAACAAAGCATATATTTCAATTGAAAAGGCAAAATGATTGTGAAGGCTCAACAGTTACCTGTGCTCTTCTTCAGTCCACGGAAcacctttctttctctcctgaTCAGAGGGTTTTGTTGAAGTGCCTCTCTTTCCAACGGTACTGTACAATTGCTTCAACCCATCAGAACCATTGTTACTATTGATCCACTCCAATGTGAAGGAGTTGCCTCCATATCCCGGAATCGGAATAAGCCCGGCTTCGATATCGCTCACATCTTCCTCCAATTCCCTATACTGCTTCATCACGTCGCCCACCGTCTTCCCGGGGATCGAAGCCGCCACTTTCGCCCACCTATCCGGTGTGTCTTTATCGTACACCGCCAACAAGTTCTCGAACCGCTTGTTCTCCTCGGGGGTCCATTTCGTCCCCTTGCTCTCCTGGAACAACCAGTTCGAATTCTGGAGGTACGGTGATAGTATTTCGATTCCCCGATTCATCTCGCGTGAAGCCAAAAGCATCGGGAAAGCAGGAAATTGAGGTGCACAAGGCTACTCAATGTCGCAGACCAATACCGATTCCCTCATTTAGAAAGTTCAAAGAGGGAGAAACAGATATTGGTTAATGCAAGGAGAGAAGCACAGGGGAAGCTTttaagaggaaaaggaagatgGGAAATCAAAGGAGCATTTTGAAAGGGAATCTAAGGTCCCCTTTCGCTGTTAAGCATAAATTTGAGAATCTAGAAAAGAGCCAACTTTCCAAAACCCAAGGGAAATTccagaaacaaaaggaaaaaaaagaaaaagcgacGCCTCTGTTTTGACTATTGATATCAACCCTAGACTTCCCTATCAGATCCAAAGAGCGCAGTAGGCACGAGAATCATGCAAGAAAGCGAAACCCATATCAGATTTCGCGAGGTGGATTCAAAATGTGATGCCAATTTCAAAACTTGAAGCTTCCAAAGCAAAGTTCAGCAGACGACGTCCTTCTGGACAGAAAACTCAAAAGTTCTGAGAAAAAAACCAGTggagagaaaatcaagaaaacagAGAGGACCCAGCAGAGAGAAAGAAACAGCGAGGAAAAGGGTGTGATTATGTAGGGATTGAAGTAAAGTGAGAAAAGTATTGTGCTccctcactttttttttttttctctcttttctttctttttgaagctTATTGAGACTCAAAAGCAAAAGCCAAGAACTGAGAGAGCTAACCCACCAGAGGTGAACACAAGAATGCGACCTCCCTTGAGGAGGATCTagctatcaacctctcaatggAGCAAGCTCCTGCGAGGGTGCCTAAAGGAGAGAACAGAATTGAGAGGGagggaagggaagagagagaaggcgaAAGAGAGAGGTCAAACATGTTGCATTGTGATTGGTGGGGGATGGTGTGTGGGCGCAGATGctgaaaacaaaaaggaaaataataagttAATGTCGAattaattcatataataattgaAAGAGATGCCCAATAAACTGTGACAATCGAAAAGGACATCGTGGGATGGGCCAATTGACAAAGAAGGTACATGTTGGCTCTGTTGGTAAAAGATGAAGGAACCAATTAACAATTTGATCTCGACCGTAGTGAAGGAAAGTGCTGAAGTTTAGGTGAATTAAGACAGAGACAAACTGATATGGCAAcaccccaccccccaaaaaaaaaaaaaaaaagaagaaaaaagacagaCAGACAAGTTGAGAAGAGAAATGATTCCAATCACTGAAActggaggaggagatggaagTGGATGAGGGTTTCGACAATTATTCGATGAACCGGTTTTCATGCTTGTTGGATCGTGAGAAAATAGAGCTCAAAGGGTTGTGATGAGTTTCGAAAATTTTTGAGTTACgacaatttgaatttgaatttgacgAGATGTATACCGTTACTATGCCTCACAAATTGGGAACTGATTCCCAAGGGTCCCGAAAAAGGTTCTAAGGAAGAGAAACGTTAAAGAGAAAAGGGTGGGGTTCATGAGGGCTGCCCACCCCTTTTGATTAATGGTGAAGTGTGAAGCATCTAAAAATTGGAGAAttcatattttcatttgttttggttagaataatgaacaaaataaaCATGAGAGGAGTGTCAAGATCGAGCTTAGGACTCACACTATAATTAGGATTAGCAATATTGGACACAACCCGTTCAACACAGCGAGACAAAACATCAAATAGTGAGAGAAAATCCGATTATAATATAACACACTACATTCAACTCTATTGACAAGAATTAAGATGTTTGCATCGTAATTCACTTATTTTAATATCTAAAATCGAAATAATGgtatttttttgtcgaaaaataATGGTATTTTCTATTAATTGAAGTTAACATGCATTTGAAACAAGATAATCACGAAACGTTAATAGGAATTGTCAACCTTAACTCTAATTAGCCACTTGAACTACACCCCAATTGAtagccaaacaaaaaaaaaaatggttaatatcttgaaaaatatcaaactggtagatttatgataaatttacttaaaaataattttttgatcacgaaaaatttcaaagtggtaaacttgtgacaaatttactccacatgatcacaaaaaacccaaactaatatacttatGACAATTTTATCCTAAACAAATTTGTTCAacaataaaaaatcttaaacggtatatttatgacattaAAAATGGTACAATGtttaaaattccaaactgataTATCAGTTAACTGTCATGTAGTATTcaattcagtaatttgatagtaaatttcaacgaaaattaataaagggtaaatttatcataagtgtattagtttgggataaatttgtcaaatatatatcagtttgtgatttttggcaataaaaaaattagtttgggataaatttttcaCAGATATactattttgagattttttaggatattaaccaaaaaaaaaaaaaaaacatagaattcCCACCACTGCTTGGCCCTATTCTTCCTCAGGAATCTGTGAGAGCTTCTCGGTCATGATCCTTTCTCATCGATCAGGGGCCCAGCGCATCTTAAATTCAACTGAGAACTTATAGGCCTTCAGAGAGGAAACGACAACTTGAGCTTTCGATCAAAAGATGTAATTAGTGGTTGGTTTGATCCACTAATTAACTCTGACAAAGTTGACTATGAAAATGATGCCCTCCACAAANNNNNNNNNNNNNNNNNNNNNNNNNNNNNNNNNNNNNNNNNNNNNNNNNNNNNNNNNNNNNNNNNNNNNNNNNNNNNNNNNNNNNNNNNNNNNNNNNNNNGATGTTCCTCTTTATCGTACTACATTACAATGGTGGAACTCTAGTAGTTAAAAGCTACTCACATCATAGAGTCTGATTCACTCGTTGTCCAGCTGAACTTTGAGTCAATACTTTCCGGAGCTGAAGACAAGGCCGAGTAAAACTTGTTAAGCTAAGTTTGAATCTTTAAGTACTAACTCATGTAAAATGCAGGTCACGTTAAAGAGTCAAAACACTAGTTAAACATACCAGACATGAAATAATCTaattttcagaatattaattaaaaataacacGAGAAGATTCATAAATAAAGTCAATTATTGCTCAACCAGTGCCTAGGCATTTAATTCAAAGGGTAATGGCTTTGTGTTTGACTACTTATACAACATTAGTCAAGACCTTATTGATCGAATTGATTTGAAGTTGGAACGTGAGTCGATCAAATGATTAGATGAACGTGTTAAACCGATTGAACTATTTGGTGCTGTTAACgggtttttcccctttttctcttctacTTTGGTTACATGCTAACAATTTGGTTTGAGCTTGTTTATGATAGTTCCATCTCATACTACATTGAGGTCTTATTAATAAACAATAACAACGAAAGTTTTGAAAGGACAAGAGAAGGTTCTTTGGttctcctcaattttttttttttaaactccaGGCTTGATGGGATGGCACGA harbors:
- the LOC104433136 gene encoding transcription factor DIVARICATA, whose protein sequence is MLLASREMNRGIEILSPYLQNSNWLFQESKGTKWTPEENKRFENLLAVYDKDTPDRWAKVAASIPGKTVGDVMKQYRELEEDVSDIEAGLIPIPGYGGNSFTLEWINSNNGSDGLKQLYSTVGKRGTSTKPSDQERKKGVPWTEEEHRQFLMGLKKYGKGDWRNISRYFVTSRTPTQVASHAQKYFIRQGTGGKDKRRSSIHDITTVHLPDSDPPSPVKRQSASPDNSSTITKLPVQAQPHDHHPKIEEMSTDILCWNNQSNGGLATAYDQVGVDAAFGPFRGVSSYGNKLHEQRFLMVDFRCPVRSLFPDAAYALSVKMPQWDFCKNLWRLMDVWGSFSNTWSLIQECCVFKGFMCEYI